The Chromatiales bacterium genomic sequence GCCGCCGGGATCGACTCGAAAACGCGCTGCGGGCATGGTTCAACGACTCCGGGTGAAACGGTCGCGCGCGGCTTTCGCACGCTGAAACAATTCGAGAATCCACTGTGCGTCACCGGCCTCGACGGCGGCATCCAGCGCATCGAGATCGGCGCGGAAGCGCGCGAACATCGCGCGCAGGGCATCGCGGTTCTCAAGACAGATATCCCGCCACATCACCGGGTCGCTGGACGCGATGCGCGTGAAGTCGCGGAACCCGCCGGCGGCGAACCGGAAGATCTCGTCGTTCTCCTTCATGCGCGCCAGTGCGTCGACCAGCGCGAACGCGAGCATGTGTGGCAGATGACTGGTCGCCGCCAGCACCTCGTCGTGATGCGCCGGGTCCATCTCGACGACCTGCGCTCCGCAATAACGCCACAACGCCGCGACGCGGTCCACCGCACCACGGTCGGTCTGCGCGACCGGTGTCAGGATCACCTTGTGATCGCGATACAGCTCGGCGAACGACGCGGCCACACCGCTGTTCTCGGTACCGGCGATCGGATGACCCGGTACAAAGCGTGCGAAGGCCGGGCCCAGACCCGCGCGTGCGGCATTGGTGACCGAGGTTTTCACGCTGCCGCCATCGGTGATCACCGCGTCTGGTGCAAGCGCCTGCGCGACATGCGAAAACACCCGCGGCATTGCACCCAGCGGCACGGAGACGAACACGAGGTCCGCGCCCGCCACGGCACGCGCCGCGTCGGTATCGAACCGGTCGATCACGCCAAGTTCGACCGCCTGTGCCAGATGCGCCTCGTTGCGACTCGATCCGACGATCTCGTCGGCGAGCGGACGCAGGGCGCGCGCATACGAACCGCCGATCAGTCCGACGCCGATCACGCACAGTCGACGGATGCGCGCCGTTTCGCTCATCGCCCCAGCGCCCCTGCAAGGGCCTCGAGAAACCGCGCGTTCTGTTCCGTGGTTCCGACGGTCACGCGCAGGTGTTTCGGCAACCCGTAATTTTCGACCGGCCGCACGATGACGCCCTGATACAGCAGACTCTGGTAGACCTGCGCCGCGTCGCCGACTTCGACCAGCATGAAATTGCCGACCGATGGCACATGGCGCAGGTCCAGTCCCTGACACCCCTCGGCAATCTGCGCATGGCCGGCCGCATTGACCGCACGCGAACGTGCGACGAAGTCTTCATCGCCCAACGCGGCCTCGGCAGCGGCAAGCGCCGCGGAATTCACGTTGAACGGCTGCCGCGCACGATTCAGAAGATCGGCGATCTCCGTGCTCGAAAGTGCATAACCGACGCGCAGCGACGCCAGACCATAGGCCTTCGAGAAGGTACGCGTGACGACCAGGTTCGGATACCGGTGGAGCCAGCGCGAGGTATCCGGGTAGTCCGCTTCGTCGACGTACTCGAAATAGGCCTCGTCGACCACCACGACGACACCGGGGTCGACCGCGTCCAGCAGGCCCTCGAGCGCGCCGGCGTTCAGCCAGGTACCGGTCGGGTTGTTCGGATTGGCGATGAACACGACGCCGGTGGATCCGTCCACAGCGGCCGCGAGCGCGGCGGCGTCATGCCCGAAACGTGGACCGTGCGAACCGTCGTGCGCGGACACCACCCGCGCTGCCGCGCCGGCGAGTTGCGTGACGATCGGATACACGGCGAAGGCATGTTCGGAAAACACCGCATTGCGACCAGGCCCCAGAAAGGCACGCGCAATGAGGTCCAGCACGTCGTTCGAACCATTGCCGAGGGTGACGCGCGAAGCCGCGATGTCCAGCCGGTCGGCGAGCGCACGTTTCAGCGCAAAGCCGTTGCCGTCCGGATAGAGGCCGATCTGATCGAGTGCGGCTCGTGCGGCGGCAATCGCCCGGGGGCTTGCACCAAGCGGATTTTCGTTGGAGGCAAGCTTGACCGAATCGCGGATGCCGAGTTCGCGTTCCAGTTCGCTGATGGGTTTGCCAGGACGATACGGCGTCAGCGCACGCACCGTCGCCATCGCGCGCAGTCGCGACTGATCCTGCCCGGACACGATGTCGCTCAGAATGCCGCGACCGGGTAGGACCCGAGCGACTTGAACAGATTGGCCCGTCTGGCGAGTTCCGCAAGTGCCGCCGCCACATTCGACTCTGCGGCATGTCCTTCGATGTCCACGAAAAACACATACTCCCACGCGGCCTTGCGCGACGGACGCGACTCGATACGGGTCATCGACACGCGATGCTCGGCCAGCGGCGCAAGCAGTTCGACCAGTGCGCCCGCACGGTTGTGGGCGGAAACCATGACGCTGGTCTTGTCCCTGCCGCTCGGCGGCGCCTCGTGCTGGCCGATGACTAGAAAACGCGTGGTGTTGCCGCCGTCGTCTTCGATATTGCGCGCGAGGATGCGCAGTTCATAAAGACCCGCCGCCCGTTCGCCGGCAATGGCCGCCGCGCCATCCACCTCGGTAGCGAGCCGCGCGGCCTCGGCATTGCTTGCAACGGCGACAGTCCGCACTCCCGGCAGATGTTCCACCAGCCATGCGCGACACTGCGCGAGCGCCTGCTGATGCGCATACACCTCACGCACCCCCGCGACATCCGTGGCACGGCTCATCAGACAGTGATGAATCGGCAACTTGATCTCGCCACAGACCTTCAGCGGCGAGTTCATGAACTGGTCCAGCGTGTGCGTGACCACGCCCTCGGTCGAATTCTCGATCGGCACGACACCATACTGGGCCGCCGCGGCGTTCACCTCGCGAAACACCTCGTCGATCGAACCGAGCGCGACGAGTTCTACACCGGCGCCGAAATGCTTCATCGCGGCCGCCTCGGTATAGGTGCCACGCGGCCCCAGAAATGCGACCTGCAGCGGCTGCTCCAGCGCAAGACACGCGGACATGATCTCCCGGAACAGATGCGCAACGGTTGCATCGCTGAGCGGTCCGGGATTCGCGGCCTGCACCTGACGCAGAACCTGCGCCTCGCGCTCGGGCCGGTAGAAGAATGTCTCGCCCTGCCCACGCTTGACTTCGGCGACCCGCGCCGCGAGTTCCGCGCGGCGGCTGATGCGATCGAGCAGATCGCGGTCGATGGCGTCGATCGCGCTGCGCAGTTTGTCGAGTTCGTCCGGGTTGCTCACACCGGGTCCAGCACACGGGCCGAAAGCACGCCTTCGATCGATCGGATCGTGTTCAGAGCGGCATCCGGAACGGCCGTGTCGGTGTCGATGAGATTGTAGGCAAGTTCCCCGCGCGACTTGTTGAGCATGTCCAGAATGTTTAGACCGGCGTTTGCCAGATCGGTCGACACTTGGCCGACCATGTTCGGCACGTTCCGGTTCACCACAATGAGCCGGTAGCCCGAACCCCGGGGCAACACGGCCTCGGGAAAATTCACGGAGTTCGTCACCGTGCCATGCTCGAGAAAATCACGCAGTTGATCGGCGACCATGACCGCGCAGTTCTCCTCCGCCTCATGCGTCGACGCACCAATGTGCGGCAGGGCAATCACGCGCGGATGGTTCTTGATGCGCGCGGTCGGAAAATCGCAGACGTACATCCGGATCCGGCCGGCATCCAGGCCTTCGATCATGGCGGCTTCGTCGACGATCTCGGCGCGTGCGAAGTTCAGGATCGTCACGCCCCGGCGCAGCAGGCCGATGCGTGACGGACCGATCAGGCCACGTGTCTGATCGTTCAGCGGCACGTGTACCGTAACGAAGTCCGAGCGCGCGAGCAGGTCGTCCACGCTGATCGCCTTCTCGACGTCCGCTGCGAGCTTCCACGCGCTTTGCACCGTGATGGTCGGATCGTAGCCGAGCACACGCATGCCGAGCGCCCGCGCCGCATTGGCGACCTGCACTCCGATCGCACCGAGGCCGACCACGCCGAGCGTGCGCCCCGGCAGCTCCGAGCCGACGAACTGTTTTTTGCCCTGCTCGACGCGCTCATGCAGATCGTCGCCGGGCTCGAGCTCGCGCACGTACTGCCACGCCTGGCAAAGATTGCGCACCGCCAGCAGCATGCCGCCGATGACGAGCTCCTTGACCGCATTCGCGTTCGCGCCGGGTGCATTGAACACGGCCACACCGGCGTCACTCAGGCGCGCAACCGGGACGTTGTTGGTACCCGCCCCGGCACGTCCAACGGCCTTCAGCCGTGCACCCACCTGCATGTCGTGCAGATTGTGCGATCGCAGCAGGATTGCATCGGGATCGCCCATGTCCGAGGCGATCTCGTATACATCGCGCGGAAAGCGGTTCAGCCCGCTCACCGCAATGTTGTTGAACGTCTGAATCCGGTACATCTGGTGTTGTGACTCTGATGCTGCTGGCGTCGCGGATGTCTGGCGACGGTGTTCGCCCGGCTTATCCGCGCGTCCGCTCGAACTCGCGCATGTACTCGATCAGGGTATCCACGCCCACCTTCGGCATCGCGTTATAGATGCTCGCGCGCATGCCGCCGACCGAACGATGCCCCTTGAGGTTCTTCAGCCCGGCAGCGCTCGCGCCGGCAAGAAAATCGGCATCGAGGGCTTCGTCAGCGAGCGTGAACGGCACGTTCATCCACGAACGGTACGGCGGATCGACCGGATTTGCATAGAACGGCGAATCGTCGATCGCGGCATACAGTGCGCCGGCTTTCTCCTGGTTGGCACGCGCCATGGCCTGGAGTCCGCCCTGTTCCGCGATCCACTCGAACACCAGACCGGCGAGATACCAGGCATATGTGGGCGGCGTGTTCGCCATGGAATCGGCGGCCGCATGCACCCGATAGTCGAGCAACGACGCGCTGCCAGCCGGCGGCTCGCGGAGCAGATCCTCGCGCACGATCACCACCGTCAGACCCGCTGGCCCGATGTTCTTCTGCGCACCGGCATAGATCAGACCGAAACGCGAAACGTCCAGCGGGCGCGACAGGATCGTGGAAGAAAAATCGCCGACCAGCGGCACCTCGATGTCAGCCGGGATCGAATCGAACTCGACACCGCCGATCGTCTCGTTCGGCGTGTAGTGCAGATAGGCCGCATTCGGATCGATCTGCCAGGAGGCACGTGCCGGCACGGTCGTGTAATTGTTGGCTTTCGCCGAGGCGACCACATTGACCTTGCAGAACCGTTTGGCCTCGGAAATCGCCTTCAGCGACCACTGCCCGGTGTCCAGATAGTCCGCGCTTTCGTGGGCACCGAGCAGGTTCATCGGCACCATCGCGAACTGCAAGGTCGCACCGCCCTGCAGAAACAGCACCTTGTAGCCCTGCGGAACGTCCAGCAACGCACGCAGGTCAGCCTCGGCCTTTTCCGCGATCGAGATGTAGCTCTTCTCGCGATGGCTCATTTCCATCGTCGACATGCCGGTGCCGTGCCAGTCGCGAAACTCGCGCTGCGCACACTCCATGACGGCAATCGGCAGCATCGCCGGGCCGGCGCTGAAGTTGTATATGGTTGTCATTGTTCGGTTTCCGGATCGGCCGCATCATCTGGCTCAGTTTCGACATCCGGGTCCGGATCTCCATCCGCATCCGCATCATCCACTTCCAGGCAATCCACCCGCGCGAGGCCGATCAGATTCTCGGTCTCGGCGAGCCGGATCAGGCGCACGCCCTGGCTCGCACGCCCCTGAACCGAGACATCCGCGACACGGGTGCGCACGAGCGTACCGCCGTCGCTGATCAGCATGAGCTCATCGTCGCTGACCACGCGAACCGCGCCCACGACGCGCCCGTTGCGGTCACTGGTGCGGATCGCGATGACGCCCTGACCGCCACGCCGGTGCGTCGGGAACTCCGACATCGGCGTGCGCTTGCCGTAGCCGTTGACCGTCGCGGTCAGCAACTCGGCGCTGTCGTCGCCGATGATCAGGGCAACGACCTCCTGATCGTCACCGAGACGGATGCCGCGCACGCCGCAGGCGGTGCGCCCCATCGGGCGCACATCGGATTCCTCAAAGCGCACGGCCTTGCCGGCGCTGGTGCACAGCATCAACTGTTGCCGGCCATCGGTGCGGGCGACTCCGACAAGTTCGTCACCCTCGCGCAGATCGCAGGCGATGATCCCATTCGCGCGTGGACGCGAAAAATCCTGTAGCGGCGTCTTCTTGATGACGCCGGCGCGCGAGGCCATCACGACGTATTCGTCTTGCGGATATTCGCGCAGCGGCAACACCGCGCTGATGCGCTCACCCTCGTCGAGCGGCAGCAGGTTCACCATCGGCTTGCCGCGTGCATTCGGCCCGGCCTGCGGAAGTTCGTAGACCTTCAGCCAATACGCCTTGCCACGGCTTGAAAAACACAACAGCGTGTCGTGGGTCGCCGCGACGAACATCTGCTCGATGAAGTCGTCTTCCTTGGTGGTGGCGGCCGTGCGACCGCGACCACCGCGACGTTGCGCGCGATAGGCATCCAGCGGCTGCCGTTTCGCATAGCCGCTGTGCGAGAAGGTCACGACGGCGTCTTCGTCGGTGATCAGATCCTCAATCGAGAGATCCTGCTGGGTCACGACGATTTCCGTGCGCCGCGCATCCGCATACTGTTCGCGCAGACTCGCGAGTTCACCGCGAATCTCGCGGATCAGACGATCGGGGTTCTGCAGAATGTCGAGCAGGTCGGCGATGCGAACGAGGATCTCGCGGTACTCCTTGAGCAGATTCTCCTGTTCGAGCCCGGTGAGCTTCTGCAGCCGCAGATCGAGGATCGCCTGTGCCTGGGTGTCGGACAGGCGGTAACCGGCGTCGCCCAGGCCAAACCCGGTGGGCAGATCATCGGGCCGCGACGCCGTCGCGCCCGCACGCGCCAGCATCTCGGTGACGACCCCCGGCGGCCAGGCGCGATCGAGCAGCGCCTGCTTGGCCTCGGCGGGCCCGGCCGCCGCCTTGATCAGCGCGATGACCTCGTCGATGTTGGCCAGGGCGACCGCAAGCCCTTCGAGCACATGCGCCCGTTCGCGCGCCTTGCGCAGCTCGTACAGGGTGCGCCGTGTCACGACCTCGCGGCGGTGACGCAGAAACGCCTCGAGCATGTCCTTCAGCGTGAGGAGCCGCGGCTGGCCACCGAGCAGGGCCACCATGTTGATGCCGAACACCGTCTGCATCTGCGTGTGCTGGAACAGGTTGTTCAGCACGACATCCGGCACTTCGCCACGCTTGAGATCGATCGCCACGCGCATGCCGTCCTTGTCGGACTCGTCGCGAATCTCGCTGATGCCCGTGATGCGCTTGTCCTTGACCAGGTCGGCGATGTTCTTGATCAGGCGCGCCTTGTTGACCTGGTAGGGCAGCTCGTGGACCACGATCCGCTCGCGGCCGCTGTCCTCGGTCTCGAAACCGGTGCGTGCACGCACATAGATTCGGCCGCGCCCGGTGCGATAGGCCTCGCGAATCCCGCGCGCGCCGTTGATGATGCCCGCGGTCGGGAAATCCGGCCCCGGCACATGCGCCATCAGGCCGTCGAGATCGATGTCGGGGTCGTCGATCAGCGCCAGTGTTGCGTCGATGACTTCGCCGAGATTGTGCGGCGGGATGTTGGTCGCCATGCCGACAGCGATGCCGGAGGCTCCGTTCACCAGCAGGTTTGGCACCCGAGCGGGCAGAACGGTCGGCTCGTTTTCCTTGCCGTCATAGTTCGGGACGAAGTCGACCGTTTCGCGATCGATGTCCGCCAGCAGTTCCGACGCGAGCCGCGTCATGCGGCATTCGGTGTAGCGGTAGGCCGCCGGTGAATCGCCGTCTACGGAGCCGAAGTTGCCCTGCCCGTCGACCAGCACGTAGCGCATGGAAAAATCCTGCGCCATGCGCACCAGCGCCTCGTAGGTCGCGGTGTCACCGTGCGGGTGGTATTTGCCGAGCACGTCACCGACCACGCGCGCGCACTTCACGTACGGGCGATTCCAGCTGTTGTTGTTCTCGTGCATCGAGAACAGGATGCGCCGGTGCACGGGTTTGAGACCGTCACGCGCATCCGGGAGGGCGCGGCCGACGATCACGCTCATGGCGTAATCGAGGTAGGACTGTCGCATCTCGTCTTCGAGCGCGATCGGCAATACCTCTGAGGCGAAATCGGCCATGCGTTTCCGGGGTCTTCAGGCTTGGCGGCAGATGGCCCGCCAGACGGCGGCAGGCGCGTTCCGGGCGGGCTGCCCAGGGCTGCGGCGCTTCACGCGCGCAGCGACGAGCACAACGGTGAATTGTAACATGGCCCTGTCATGGGCGCGGTCGGGACGATCGCCGCCTCAGGGCGTCCTGAACGCCCGATTTGCGGCGATTGGCGGGCCCGCCTCTACGGCGACCCCAAGCCGGTCAGCGCCCAGACCAGACGGCGCATGACACTGCGATCCAGCATCCGCCTCGGACTCAGAATCAGCGTGACCACGATCGCACCCAGGGCCTGTAGGCGACGGCCCGAGGCGGCCGCATCCGCCGCCCTGCGCAGGGCGTGGCGCAGCCGGATCGCGCGGCGCAGCGGCGCCACGGCCGCCGGCCAGGCGGTGCTGGGCGCGACGACTTCGAGCGCCGCTTCGACACCGGCCGCGTCGAGCCGGTGACCGGCCAGCCCCTGATAGTCCACGATGCGCCGCGCGGTCTGCTCCGCATCCCCCCAGGGCCAGCGGCGAGCGGCCAGGGCGCGATCGAGTGATCGCCGCGCGGCCTCGGTATCACCGGACTGAATTTCCTCGTGCAGACGCCGCAATGCGTTGCGCGCACGGGCGAGTTCCAGTTCGTCGCCGGAAAGCAGTTCGGTGGCCGGCGGCCTGGCAAACACCGTGCGCTCGAGTTCGTCGAAAAACGCGCCGGACTGCGAGACCGACTTGCTCTCCCCGTGATACCGGAACCGCGCCAGGGCTGGGCCGTCGATTCGCGCCCATGCGCCTTGCATCGAGAGACGAACCCAGAGGTCAAAATCCATGACATAACGCAGGCCTGCATCCACACCACCGGCCCGCGCAACGGCGCGGGCATTCATGAACGTGCCCTGCTGCGGGATGGAGTTGCCGAGCAGCAGCAGTTCGCGGGCACCGCGGGTCAGACCGCGCCACGCCCCCAAAGGCTCGCCACGGGCGTCCACACGCAGGACTTCGCCGGTCCACGCCACCGCGTCCGGCACGGCCCGCCAGGCCTCGGCAACCCGGCGCAGCGCACCGGGCTCCAACAGATCGTCAGCGTTGATCCAGGCGAGAATTTCGCCGCTTGCGCGCGCAAAGCCTTCCGCAATGGCGGCAGCCTGCCCCGCATCGGGTTCGCAACGCCACCCCGAGAGCCTCGACGCATGGCGCTCGATCACGGCGCGGCTTGCATCGGTCGACCCGCCATCGAGCACGAAATACTCGAGCCTGGGATAGGCCTGATCGAGCACCGAACGTATACAGGCGTCGAGATACTCGCCCTGATTGAACGACGGCGTTACGACGCTGATGGTGGGCCAGTTCGCCTCACTCAAGTTCCGGCTCCGGCGGAGCGGCACGGTCACGGATGGCCTTGAGCAGCGACTCCAGTTCCAGACGCAGCGGATGTCGAACGACATACAGCCCGACCAGCCAGCCCAGCGCGGCCGACAGACCGCCCGTCAACAGCGTTACAAAGGCGCCACTGGATTCACGCAGCCAAAACATCGACGCATAAGGCCCCACCGCGGAGAACGCCGTCAGCACCGCATTGCGGATCATCACGGACCACCAGGCCCGTGCGGGAAATCGGACCACACGCCGAAACATCCACATCGAGAGCACGAACACGCCATAACCTACAGTCACGGCGCCCAACAGCATGTTGTACAGCCCGTAGGGAGAAAACAGCCAAAGCGTGGTTACCAGCACGATGATCGTCATGCCCGCCAGAAACACGTTGATTGCCGGCCGCCCGATTGCAACGAGAATCGAAGAGTGAAGACTCAGCGTCACGCCCCAGAAGCGCCCAATCACGAGCACCTGCAGCAGCGGCGCCGCCTCGACCCATTGCCAACCGAACAGCAGGCTGATCGCGGGCGAAGCCAGAATCGCGAGCACCGCGTAAAACGGCCATGCAATCGCGCAGATATTGCCGGTCCAGCGCACATACAGATCACCGATGGGCTTGCCTTCACGCAACAGTCGCGAAACCAACGGCATCGCCACCGGCAGGATGCCCGACAGCACCAGGGTGCGAAACAGTTCGAGCAATCCCTTCGCCCGGGAAATCAAACCAACGCCGCCGAGTCCCACCAGGCGCCCGATCATCAGCTCGTTGATGCTCGCGGCCAGTTCGTAGAGCACGCGCTCGACGAATACGTTCAGGGAGAAGCTGAAAATCTCGCGCGCACGCTTCAGCGTGGGTAACCCCCCAAAGCGCTTGCGTCGATACGGTATGCACAGCAGCGCCGTGACCGCGACACCAGCGACCGCACCCCAGGCCAGGGAGACCGCACCCACGCCGTACCAGGCGAGTGAAATGGACACCGCGTTGCGGGTGAAGGTCGCGCTGGTGCGAATCTGCAGAATCTTGCCGAACCACATCTCGCGGGTCAGCAATGCCATCGTGATCGAGCCGAACGGCAGCAGCAGGAAGGTGAATGCGAGCACGCGGCCCACCTCGCCAACCGTCGCCGACTCGTAGACCAGCGCCAGCGGTGTCGCGACCAGCCACAGGATCACCGCCATGGACCACGCCAGGATCAGCGTGATTCCGAACGCCGACTGCACGCGCTCGCGGGTCAGATCAGGCTCACGAACCAGATACTGGCTTACGCCGAAATCGCGCACGATATGTGCGAAGCCGGCCACTGCGGCGGCTATTGAATATGCGCCAACCTCGTGCGGGGTCAGCAGGCGCGCGATGACCATCGCGGCCACGAAGTCGATCACGAGGCTCGCGTATTTTTCCGCGAAGCTGGTCGCTAGCGAACGTCGAACGCTGGCCACGCCACAA encodes the following:
- the pheA gene encoding prephenate dehydratase; translated protein: MSNPDELDKLRSAIDAIDRDLLDRISRRAELAARVAEVKRGQGETFFYRPEREAQVLRQVQAANPGPLSDATVAHLFREIMSACLALEQPLQVAFLGPRGTYTEAAAMKHFGAGVELVALGSIDEVFREVNAAAAQYGVVPIENSTEGVVTHTLDQFMNSPLKVCGEIKLPIHHCLMSRATDVAGVREVYAHQQALAQCRAWLVEHLPGVRTVAVASNAEAARLATEVDGAAAIAGERAAGLYELRILARNIEDDGGNTTRFLVIGQHEAPPSGRDKTSVMVSAHNRAGALVELLAPLAEHRVSMTRIESRPSRKAAWEYVFFVDIEGHAAESNVAAALAELARRANLFKSLGSYPVAAF
- the gyrA gene encoding DNA gyrase subunit A; this encodes MADFASEVLPIALEDEMRQSYLDYAMSVIVGRALPDARDGLKPVHRRILFSMHENNNSWNRPYVKCARVVGDVLGKYHPHGDTATYEALVRMAQDFSMRYVLVDGQGNFGSVDGDSPAAYRYTECRMTRLASELLADIDRETVDFVPNYDGKENEPTVLPARVPNLLVNGASGIAVGMATNIPPHNLGEVIDATLALIDDPDIDLDGLMAHVPGPDFPTAGIINGARGIREAYRTGRGRIYVRARTGFETEDSGRERIVVHELPYQVNKARLIKNIADLVKDKRITGISEIRDESDKDGMRVAIDLKRGEVPDVVLNNLFQHTQMQTVFGINMVALLGGQPRLLTLKDMLEAFLRHRREVVTRRTLYELRKARERAHVLEGLAVALANIDEVIALIKAAAGPAEAKQALLDRAWPPGVVTEMLARAGATASRPDDLPTGFGLGDAGYRLSDTQAQAILDLRLQKLTGLEQENLLKEYREILVRIADLLDILQNPDRLIREIRGELASLREQYADARRTEIVVTQQDLSIEDLITDEDAVVTFSHSGYAKRQPLDAYRAQRRGGRGRTAATTKEDDFIEQMFVAATHDTLLCFSSRGKAYWLKVYELPQAGPNARGKPMVNLLPLDEGERISAVLPLREYPQDEYVVMASRAGVIKKTPLQDFSRPRANGIIACDLREGDELVGVARTDGRQQLMLCTSAGKAVRFEESDVRPMGRTACGVRGIRLGDDQEVVALIIGDDSAELLTATVNGYGKRTPMSEFPTHRRGGQGVIAIRTSDRNGRVVGAVRVVSDDELMLISDGGTLVRTRVADVSVQGRASQGVRLIRLAETENLIGLARVDCLEVDDADADGDPDPDVETEPDDAADPETEQ
- a CDS encoding prephenate dehydrogenase/arogenate dehydrogenase family protein, whose amino-acid sequence is MSETARIRRLCVIGVGLIGGSYARALRPLADEIVGSSRNEAHLAQAVELGVIDRFDTDAARAVAGADLVFVSVPLGAMPRVFSHVAQALAPDAVITDGGSVKTSVTNAARAGLGPAFARFVPGHPIAGTENSGVAASFAELYRDHKVILTPVAQTDRGAVDRVAALWRYCGAQVVEMDPAHHDEVLAATSHLPHMLAFALVDALARMKENDEIFRFAAGGFRDFTRIASSDPVMWRDICLENRDALRAMFARFRADLDALDAAVEAGDAQWILELFQRAKAARDRFTRSR
- a CDS encoding phosphoglycerate dehydrogenase, translating into MYRIQTFNNIAVSGLNRFPRDVYEIASDMGDPDAILLRSHNLHDMQVGARLKAVGRAGAGTNNVPVARLSDAGVAVFNAPGANANAVKELVIGGMLLAVRNLCQAWQYVRELEPGDDLHERVEQGKKQFVGSELPGRTLGVVGLGAIGVQVANAARALGMRVLGYDPTITVQSAWKLAADVEKAISVDDLLARSDFVTVHVPLNDQTRGLIGPSRIGLLRRGVTILNFARAEIVDEAAMIEGLDAGRIRMYVCDFPTARIKNHPRVIALPHIGASTHEAEENCAVMVADQLRDFLEHGTVTNSVNFPEAVLPRGSGYRLIVVNRNVPNMVGQVSTDLANAGLNILDMLNKSRGELAYNLIDTDTAVPDAALNTIRSIEGVLSARVLDPV
- a CDS encoding histidinol-phosphate transaminase, which encodes MATVRALTPYRPGKPISELERELGIRDSVKLASNENPLGASPRAIAAARAALDQIGLYPDGNGFALKRALADRLDIAASRVTLGNGSNDVLDLIARAFLGPGRNAVFSEHAFAVYPIVTQLAGAAARVVSAHDGSHGPRFGHDAAALAAAVDGSTGVVFIANPNNPTGTWLNAGALEGLLDAVDPGVVVVVDEAYFEYVDEADYPDTSRWLHRYPNLVVTRTFSKAYGLASLRVGYALSSTEIADLLNRARQPFNVNSAALAAAEAALGDEDFVARSRAVNAAGHAQIAEGCQGLDLRHVPSVGNFMLVEVGDAAQVYQSLLYQGVIVRPVENYGLPKHLRVTVGTTEQNARFLEALAGALGR
- a CDS encoding oligosaccharide flippase family protein, with the translated sequence MASVRRSLATSFAEKYASLVIDFVAAMVIARLLTPHEVGAYSIAAAVAGFAHIVRDFGVSQYLVREPDLTRERVQSAFGITLILAWSMAVILWLVATPLALVYESATVGEVGRVLAFTFLLLPFGSITMALLTREMWFGKILQIRTSATFTRNAVSISLAWYGVGAVSLAWGAVAGVAVTALLCIPYRRKRFGGLPTLKRAREIFSFSLNVFVERVLYELAASINELMIGRLVGLGGVGLISRAKGLLELFRTLVLSGILPVAMPLVSRLLREGKPIGDLYVRWTGNICAIAWPFYAVLAILASPAISLLFGWQWVEAAPLLQVLVIGRFWGVTLSLHSSILVAIGRPAINVFLAGMTIIVLVTTLWLFSPYGLYNMLLGAVTVGYGVFVLSMWMFRRVVRFPARAWWSVMIRNAVLTAFSAVGPYASMFWLRESSGAFVTLLTGGLSAALGWLVGLYVVRHPLRLELESLLKAIRDRAAPPEPELE
- a CDS encoding glycosyltransferase, encoding MSEANWPTISVVTPSFNQGEYLDACIRSVLDQAYPRLEYFVLDGGSTDASRAVIERHASRLSGWRCEPDAGQAAAIAEGFARASGEILAWINADDLLEPGALRRVAEAWRAVPDAVAWTGEVLRVDARGEPLGAWRGLTRGARELLLLGNSIPQQGTFMNARAVARAGGVDAGLRYVMDFDLWVRLSMQGAWARIDGPALARFRYHGESKSVSQSGAFFDELERTVFARPPATELLSGDELELARARNALRRLHEEIQSGDTEAARRSLDRALAARRWPWGDAEQTARRIVDYQGLAGHRLDAAGVEAALEVVAPSTAWPAAVAPLRRAIRLRHALRRAADAAASGRRLQALGAIVVTLILSPRRMLDRSVMRRLVWALTGLGSP
- the serC gene encoding 3-phosphoserine/phosphohydroxythreonine transaminase; translation: MTTIYNFSAGPAMLPIAVMECAQREFRDWHGTGMSTMEMSHREKSYISIAEKAEADLRALLDVPQGYKVLFLQGGATLQFAMVPMNLLGAHESADYLDTGQWSLKAISEAKRFCKVNVVASAKANNYTTVPARASWQIDPNAAYLHYTPNETIGGVEFDSIPADIEVPLVGDFSSTILSRPLDVSRFGLIYAGAQKNIGPAGLTVVIVREDLLREPPAGSASLLDYRVHAAADSMANTPPTYAWYLAGLVFEWIAEQGGLQAMARANQEKAGALYAAIDDSPFYANPVDPPYRSWMNVPFTLADEALDADFLAGASAAGLKNLKGHRSVGGMRASIYNAMPKVGVDTLIEYMREFERTRG